From Clarias gariepinus isolate MV-2021 ecotype Netherlands chromosome 1, CGAR_prim_01v2, whole genome shotgun sequence:
GCTTTTGACAGGTCATCCACTTAAAATTTACGaaagcattttaaattgttatGCACAACAGATGGGCATTTATTTGCAGTTAGCATAATGCATGCATGATTCAGACCTAAAttgttagtttattttttctttaagggtACGCAGATTTATTCATAAAGATTTTCAATATTCAAAGGAAGTCTTTGCATTGTTCCTTATAGCTGTTTTGGGTTTCATTAGGATCCTGGATTCTCATGCGAGATGATGGAGTCATCCGTGCAGAAACACGAGTTTCCTCGTGGAGAGGTGTGGAGAGGCATTCTGGGGCAGAACCTATTTTAAACACTCACCAATTATTATAATCAAAATAACTACTGATTAGTTAGTAAACTGCAATTTTTAACcagaaaattgtttttaaagtacTTAATACTGTAAAGGTTAATTGTTTGATACTTTTGTAATCTGATGGCAGGGACACTGCAACTATAACTATGATTTGCACTCGTCTGCTACTCATTTCATCAGAAATTAAACTATACTTCAATCATGTTGACATTTCTTGCATTGTGAACTTATTCATAAGTGGTAGCCCAGAGGTATACCAAAACAATTACacaagtaaaaactacctttatttttctatttaatccCCACTACACTTCTCAGTATGTCTGTGTCATGATTGGACTGTCtccattacattaaaaaaaatggcctgtcaggaactcctttaatgcctaaaacatgttaatgtcAGGAAAAtagggggatgtggcaataactgccTTTAATGCAAGGGGTGTTGGTGATTGCATACAGTTCCCACAATTCAATtcatctcttccgcaagttggcaaCATGTTATCCATCAGTTTTCAAGAACATGTGTTCCATTCActaaatgttcatgggaactcCTGCAGTCAGTAAGGCCTTCTTAGAATGTTTACACCATTTAAGTATCACCACCATATTGAAGGGAGAAAATGTGATgactactgtatacagtatgtcaactggttttacaccATTATTCACGAGAAATTTCAGCACCCTGGTTTGTActtacttttatttgtttaagttttatattaaaaaaaaacaatataaacaatttacaaaaaacagatacaaatatttacatagtCTGGTAACATTGACAATGAGGGTATACTGTTTAAACTGCCATCTGCATCTTGATGGTGGGGTATGGATCATAGTCGCATATCTCAAAATCCTCAGCTCGGAAATCATCAATGCGTTCCACATTGCGAAGGATCTTCAGTTTAGGGAAAGGACGTGGCTTCCTCTGAAGCTACAGtgcagggaaaaaagaaaatgtaaaaacaaaccaatACATGGGTAGGTTACGAGCAAACACTAACAACATCCACCTCACCTGCACTTTTAGAGGCTCGATGTGGTTGAGGTAGATGTGGGCATCACCAAGAGTGTGCACAAAGTCACCAGGCTGAAGAGGATGGaggataaataaaatgaacaaaatgcaTAACACAGTACaataactattagtcaaagtaACAAATTAGACGCTATAAACTGCCCAAAAGGATTAATATCTTGTAAAGGCAAAAACTGAACAATTTGCAAAAAGGAAAACTAGAATGTTAGTTAAGGCACTTTAGATGAAATACACTAGATTTAAAGGatttatatacagtgtgcaTTTACCTTGAGCCCTGTGATATGCGCGATCATGTAGGTGAGTAGGGCATAGCTGGCAATGTTGAAGGGGACACCCAGGCCAATGTCTCCTGAACGCTGGTATAATTGGCATGACAGCTCACCATCGGAGACATAAAATTGGCACAAAGCATGGCAAGGTGGAAGAGCCATCAGGGGCAGATCTGAGAAAAAGGAGGAAGAGCACACTGAAATAATGATCTTCAACATCTTGACTAAACCAATTTTCTCAAACTGTGTAGAAAACTCACATGAGATAAGATTAAACGCTGCCTTTGATGAATGGTTAatgaatatgtactgtatgatactgCATTCACTGAAACTATGACTACATTCATCAAGTCAGATCAACATTTCCTTCTATAAGGAATTCAAAAAGCAATCCAATAATTTAATAGTATATAATAGCATAATATAATGAAACTAGTATATTGGATAGAGAGAAACTCATTAATGGGATGTTTATACAAATCGATTAGTTAACCTCTGCGCAATATAGTAGATTTGCATTTGCCAAATCCACCAAAATCATTACTAAACTGGAAAAAGTTACTCAAGAAAGAGTAAAGCAATTTGTTTAAGCCGCTAGTGTTGGGCATATGAAATGTTTGGGGAAACCTGCTCAATCCTACTAAATGTTTTGGACTTCCTGTTTGTAGCAAAAGCTGAATTTTGGTGATGTCTTCACAGGTGCTTCTACACATGCATGTGCATACAAAAAGTGCCTTTGCCATTAGCACTATGGATGGGATGCTGTAATACATTCAGAAAGGGTATTTTGACATTAGATATGCTTAATCAATATCTGCACCTTTAGGATTCCAGGCACACATGATGATCCTCCTGTCCTCAGGATTGGACTTGATGGTGTCGATGACTTTTTGTAACTGGTCAACACCTTGGCCAGAGTAATCTGGTAATGAGAGGCAGAATAAAAATACAGTGCAATATAGAAAGAAGTCATTTCTGTTTTAATTCCTGAATATTCACTCTTATTATTAAGTGATAAGCTGTTTCATCTGATATGAAGATTCTCTGAATGTAGCATTAAATGACTTTTCTCAACATAGTGTGATTTGACCCAAACAGGTAGTTTGTTAAGTAAtagcaatttatttattcatctactGCAAATACTATAAAACTACACAAAACTTCCaccacagatcagccataacacatTATGACCACCTCCCTAATACTGAGTGAGTCCCCCTTTTACCACCATCATcatatgtcctgaccactgcagacctgGAACATCCCACAAAAGACCTGACCCAGTCTTTTGACAAGTTGGCCCTtgttgtcaaagtcactcaaatccttatgccatctcatttttttcttccaacacatcaacttcaagaAAATAATcccacttgctgcctaatatatcccagcCACCACTGTAAcaagatattgaaaatgtagctactgtgagaagggccaaattgtaatggctagacaactgggtcagagcaaccccaaaacagcagctcttgctggatgttcccaggctgcagtggtcaggacatattcaaaagtgatccaaggaatgAAAACCTgtgaactggcaacagggtcatgggtggccaaatTTCACTGATGAACATGGGGAGCGAGGGCTGGCCAGTGCAGTCCGATCCAATTGAAGAGCTACtgaaaaaggttaatgctggttccaataAATAATAGTGATCAcaggtcattactgttttggtggcaactTAATATTAGGAGGGTGGTGAAAATGTTGatcagtgtaaaaaaataaataaataaaaaagtatgcaTGCTGTAACAGGTTTTATACAGACAACACCCACCactatgcatgtctttgtactctGCTCCAAAATGTCTCCATTGGAAGCCGTACACAGGGCCCAAGTCGCCTTCCTCACGCTCAGTGAATCCATTCTTATCAAGAAACTCCCGCGAGCCGTTGGCATCCCAGATCTTCACACCCTTCTCTGAAAGCTCTTTTGCATTAGTTGAACCCTACAAGAAAGAGCCGTGTTAGACTGCTGCCCTCTGTTGGTAATTCAGATCATGATAATGCCACCAGTTACTGTGTATGTATTCTAATGTTAACATTCCATACAAAGTTACACCAGTttgactatatactgtatgtctatatAACACCAACTTAATTTCAGCCATGAATACTGTATGaacatttaacaaaattaaactgTAATGGCTAAAACAGGTTTTTCATTTTACCACAAGtttcatgtttattattttttttttaatcagggtGTACCATCACACGATCTTCCACAAAACATGAAACAGAACACTAAACTGGTACCGCCTGGCTACTTTTGTGGGTTAAAAAGGTGCTATAGCCATAACAGTACTATACTCAAAGTTAAACATCAGGAGTGGTCATTTTTTCCAGCTTTCCTTTTCGCTGaaccaaaatgtttttaaaacccgTGTGTAACTAGATAAACACAAAAGATTGGTGGCAGGTCCTTAATAGTCAAATAGGTAAAGTTAattaagatttaatttttttttttttttttactgaagctGCTTCATTTGCAGCCATGTACACACAGCTCTGCACCGATACTTATAGTGGTTCAACAAAAGTGAACATTCAAACCAGTCACTATTAGCAAAGATTGTCCTGACATTCCTTTTAAGTGCATTCTTTAAGTGAACATCTTTAAGATAAAACCGAAGTCACAACTTTATAAACATCCAGCTTCTTCTCATAATGGTTTATAACTATTGTGAACATGCATTAGGGGTATGTCTATAAAATTATCAAAATGCAGACAATCATTCAGAACCATACTTACTAACTTatcctctataccgcttatcctttACAGAAATAGGCCAGGTGCCTATCCCAAGGGACtggggcactaggcagggtgGCAATATGGATATGCCAATTAGGCTCTTaacatgcatgtctttggactgtgggagggaaccagagtacctggagaaaactaCCACCCAGCTCCATGCACACTAACCCCGAGGCACCTTTAAGATTATGTGgccagtttaaacatttgtaacGTACAATCCATGTAAAAGTGCCACAGGGCCTTCCTttgatttagatttcacatatgCTAAGTTTTGCATGAAATCAATAtgcacattattattagtattttgcATTGAAAAAGACTTGATGTATAATTAAATCTACTCTAGGGGGCACTCTAGTACAACACTTGTGCATTTCTAGAGAACTCATGAAGGACGCCTTTATAGAAATAAATGCATAACGCATATTTAATTGACTGAGACTGCCTATTGTCATATTCTCTAATATTACTGCAGTCTGGCAACCAAAAGCAAATAAGTGATGAAGAAATGCTTACTTACCTTAATGAACCACAACAGCTCCTCTAAAATCCCCTTCCAGAAAACACGCTTGGTAGTTAGCAGAGGAAACtgatctaaataataataataataataataataataataataaaattaaaatcccaTAATGGACATGTTATGGCTAAAGGGCGGGAGTTTAGACTTAGCAGGAGCACAGACGAAGTATCAACTCCATGTGgctcataataataaaaaataacacttaattttccttttaatttaaaCCATCACAATGTAACTTCTTTCTTTCCAAGTTGTACGGTTTTGTAAACGCACCTCGCAGGCTGTATCTGGCCTGTAGGCCGAACACAGAGATAACTCCTGTCCCTGTGCGGTCGCCCTTCCTCACTCCTGTCTGCAGAATGTATTGAATCTGGTTGAGATATCCGCGCTCGTCGCAGAACAGCGAGAATACAGCGGGGTCCTGCCCGCTCTGCTGCTCCTCTGCGGTCGTGCAGATCTCACTCGTGGCAGGCATGGTATCAGGGGAAAGTGCTCAAATGTTCGGCTTTAGTTTGTGCGGAAAGCGACTAAAACAAACTCGCggggttttttttgtcctaCGCGGCGGGGCGGAAGTATTATCCAATAAGATTGCTGCTTTGCTTTCCTGGTTGACGTCAGACAGCGGGAagcattctgattggctgactgTAATTAcgtaaatttttaataattatattaatcgTTTGTATCCCGCAAATTTATGCCAACACAACAATATTACAAAAGGTCCAtgttatatacagtttatatttagGGTGGCCCAAAAATCTGGATCCACAggcaaaaatttattttaaatactaagCTACAGCATGTGCTGTAAATTATACCGTATATACACATGAAAACATACGAAAAAGTTTTCAAATCATTTTAAGTCATCTACTCTTTTTTATTACACACTTatcttaaaatttattattttacccctcattatatatatatatatatatatatatatatatatatatatatatatatatgtcctcaaaaaattagcatactgtgataaagttaattattttctgtaatgtactgataaacattagaatttcatatattttacattcattacacacaactgagtTCCAGCCTTTtactgt
This genomic window contains:
- the tyms gene encoding thymidylate synthase; the protein is MPATSEICTTAEEQQSGQDPAVFSLFCDERGYLNQIQYILQTGVRKGDRTGTGVISVFGLQARYSLRDQFPLLTTKRVFWKGILEELLWFIKGSTNAKELSEKGVKIWDANGSREFLDKNGFTEREEGDLGPVYGFQWRHFGAEYKDMHSDYSGQGVDQLQKVIDTIKSNPEDRRIIMCAWNPKDLPLMALPPCHALCQFYVSDGELSCQLYQRSGDIGLGVPFNIASYALLTYMIAHITGLKPGDFVHTLGDAHIYLNHIEPLKVQLQRKPRPFPKLKILRNVERIDDFRAEDFEICDYDPYPTIKMQMAV